In one Calditrichota bacterium genomic region, the following are encoded:
- the dnaN gene encoding DNA polymerase III subunit beta — translation MEYSVSRTDLYKALQKVMTVVPSKTTLPILSNILMKAEGSSLVLTATDLEISVTTSVPAEVIEPGATTISARTFNDLIRELPDVGLRITCDQSQRLTITTDRGTYALAAQAAEDYPTITAEEYENEFTIEPDVLERVIERSVFAVSTDQLRPALSGVYFQVFPSELRLVATDGHRLSKVVYRKGNLSNSESSAIIPPKALQAAQKSIEEGVAQIRVNIARNHIVFRSDATEVCAKLIDQEYPNYERVIPTNNDKIMIIDRSELISVLRRVAIFSSTMTHQVRFDIERNLLTISSEDIEIGGEGRESIAIEYVGEPLKIGYNANYLIEILRHIDTQLARFELRDSMSAALIRPTEQSENEEFLALVMPIRLTEE, via the coding sequence ATGGAGTACTCTGTCAGTAGAACTGACCTGTACAAAGCCCTACAGAAGGTTATGACCGTGGTACCCTCAAAAACCACGCTTCCAATTTTGAGCAATATCCTCATGAAGGCGGAAGGTTCATCGTTGGTTTTAACTGCTACAGACCTTGAAATCTCTGTTACAACATCAGTCCCGGCTGAGGTTATTGAACCTGGTGCCACTACTATCTCAGCACGGACCTTTAACGACCTCATAAGGGAACTCCCAGATGTAGGACTAAGAATTACCTGCGATCAAAGCCAAAGACTTACTATTACCACGGATCGTGGTACCTATGCACTGGCGGCCCAGGCGGCAGAGGACTACCCGACTATCACCGCCGAGGAGTATGAAAATGAGTTTACGATTGAACCTGATGTGCTCGAAAGGGTAATTGAAAGAAGCGTATTTGCCGTGTCAACCGATCAGCTTCGCCCGGCATTATCTGGGGTGTACTTTCAGGTGTTTCCGTCAGAGCTTCGCCTCGTGGCCACGGATGGACACCGCCTTTCTAAAGTTGTGTACAGAAAGGGTAATCTAAGTAATAGTGAGAGTAGCGCGATTATTCCACCAAAGGCGTTACAGGCAGCGCAAAAGTCCATCGAAGAGGGAGTAGCCCAAATTAGGGTGAATATTGCGAGAAATCATATCGTTTTTAGATCTGATGCCACTGAGGTGTGTGCAAAACTTATTGACCAGGAGTACCCTAACTACGAGAGAGTGATTCCCACGAATAACGACAAAATCATGATTATTGATAGATCTGAGCTAATCTCCGTACTTCGGCGCGTCGCCATTTTCTCGAGCACGATGACCCATCAGGTACGTTTTGACATAGAGCGAAACCTGCTGACCATCAGCTCCGAGGATATAGAGATCGGCGGAGAAGGGCGTGAATCCATCGCCATTGAGTATGTTGGGGAGCCGCTGAAAATTGGGTACAATGCTAACTACCTAATAGAGATTCTGCGGCACATTGACACACAGCTGGCCCGTTTTGAGCTACGCGACTCGATGAGCGCCGCCCTCATCCGCCCAACAGAACAGAGCGAGAACGAGGAGTTTCTGGCCCTTGTGATGCCAATACGCCTTACGGAAGAATAG
- a CDS encoding DNA replication/repair protein RecF, producing MWLYKLGLENFCNYEKASISFSCAVNILTGENAQGKSNIIDAIYYLCFMRGLRGLPDGSVVKFGSGGFLVWGVFAFAGGVEKECRIQYSVDHGKSCHVNRKPVGRRSELIGNFPVVAMSGDDYLITKGGPAERRRLMDTFLCQVSPGYMEALRTYMAALKQRNALLRGNWSTGAREQLVVWTEQLVTHGTNLMEARRRFISALSPLVSDYFQSITGPGWQLNARYAPNVPETEGETTTEAFFEQLRRLSERERQLGVTLVGPHRDDVVFEIHGHSLRDFGSRGDHKAALISLRLAEHRLLHEWRGESPILVMDDLLVDLDEKRAARVPRLFPSDTQVILTSTSADAGRTLGLPDGTFRLWRVQQGAIAEVAA from the coding sequence ATGTGGTTGTATAAGTTAGGGTTAGAAAACTTCTGTAACTATGAGAAAGCCTCTATTTCTTTCTCTTGTGCGGTCAATATTCTGACAGGGGAGAATGCGCAGGGAAAGAGCAATATCATAGATGCCATCTACTATCTTTGCTTCATGAGGGGGTTGCGTGGCCTCCCAGACGGGAGCGTGGTGAAGTTTGGGTCGGGTGGATTCCTGGTATGGGGGGTTTTTGCTTTTGCTGGTGGGGTCGAAAAGGAGTGTCGCATCCAATATAGCGTGGACCACGGTAAGTCTTGCCACGTGAATCGAAAGCCAGTGGGACGGCGATCAGAGCTTATTGGAAACTTTCCCGTGGTGGCAATGTCCGGGGACGACTACCTGATCACTAAAGGGGGTCCAGCGGAGCGCCGCCGGCTCATGGACACCTTTCTTTGCCAGGTAAGTCCCGGCTATATGGAGGCTTTGCGCACGTACATGGCCGCACTGAAGCAGCGCAACGCCCTGCTCAGGGGGAATTGGTCCACAGGAGCGCGCGAACAGCTTGTGGTGTGGACAGAACAGTTAGTGACGCACGGGACCAACCTCATGGAGGCAAGAAGGCGATTTATCTCGGCCCTTAGCCCGCTGGTAAGCGACTATTTCCAGAGTATTACTGGTCCCGGCTGGCAGCTGAACGCCCGATATGCGCCTAATGTGCCAGAGACAGAAGGTGAGACGACGACTGAGGCCTTCTTTGAGCAGCTAAGGCGCCTCAGCGAGCGAGAGCGACAACTTGGAGTGACGCTGGTGGGTCCTCACCGGGACGATGTCGTTTTTGAAATTCACGGGCATAGCCTACGGGACTTTGGCTCGCGCGGCGATCATAAAGCCGCGCTCATCTCACTCCGTCTGGCCGAACACAGACTGCTGCATGAATGGCGGGGAGAAAGTCCCATCCTCGTTATGGACGACCTCTTAGTCGATCTTGATGAGAAGCGAGCCGCGCGGGTACCCCGCCTCTTTCCAAGCGACACACAGGTAATCCTTACGTCGACCTCCGCCGACGCAGGGCGGACATTGGGGCTGCCGGACGGCACATTCCGGCTCTGGCGCGTTCAGCAGGGGGCTATAGCGGAGGTCGCGGCATAA
- a CDS encoding DUF721 domain-containing protein: MRRVLDELLRNLGIERRVKEQMAIALWPKAVGERIARVSTPVRIRDGILFVRVTSSTWRNELVLHKREILKRVNETVGRAVIEDIRFQ, translated from the coding sequence ATGCGTCGGGTTCTGGATGAGCTTCTCCGCAACCTTGGCATCGAGAGGCGGGTTAAGGAGCAGATGGCGATTGCTCTGTGGCCTAAGGCGGTTGGAGAGCGGATTGCGCGGGTGAGCACCCCAGTGCGAATACGGGATGGGATTCTATTTGTGAGGGTGACCAGCAGCACCTGGCGCAATGAGCTGGTTCTCCATAAGCGAGAGATTCTCAAGAGGGTGAATGAGACAGTCGGCAGGGCTGTCATCGAAGATATCCGCTTTCAATAA